A genomic window from Nerophis ophidion isolate RoL-2023_Sa linkage group LG22, RoL_Noph_v1.0, whole genome shotgun sequence includes:
- the babam1 gene encoding BRISC and BRCA1-A complex member 1 translates to METPEPGPADGEERSVELRPRTRSNPEGAEDRRSSTGSLGGGGNPNLSQPAVGSRVEGEGEASTSDSPSTSTTTSISTAVAQTVTPVAATAAVTPMQLAAAAAAKERPKPTQQLPPLSTPLPPPAEYQIRVPRVNCPEKVIICLDLSEEMCLSKLESFNGTKTNALNISQKMIEMFVRTKHKIDKRHEFALVVVNDDALWLSGFTSDPRELCSCLYDLETNVCETFSLEDLLNVIRQKIELPSMENIQTVPPPYVVRTVLIYSRHAGQLQLNPSEAVSKMLQSPYFFFDVVYLHNGAEDQGEETSWRENYTAFCNLDSKGMGYRFEVSLSGPAIELHNCMAKLLAHPLQRPFQSHVSYSLLEGDEMQDVEATV, encoded by the exons ATGGAGACCCCTGAGCCTGGCCCAGCAGATGGAGAGGAGCGCTCGGTGGAGCTGCGACCACGAACCCGCTCCAACCCTGAAGGTGCCGAGGACCGTCGTAGCAGCACCGGTAGTCTTGGAGGTGGAGGCAACCCCAACCTATCACAACCAGCTGTCGGCAGCCGCGTCGAGGGCGAAGGCGAGGCCTCGACCAGCGACAGTCCTTCGACTTCCACCACGACCAGCATCTCCACAGCTGTGGCTCAGACTGTGACCCCTGTGGCTGCTACTGCTGCTGTCACACCAATGCagcttgctgctgctgctgccgccaAGGAGCGTCCCAAGCCCACACAACAGCTGCCTCCACTGTCAACCCCTCTACCTCCACCAGCAGAGTACCAAATACGAGTTCCTCGGGTCAACTGTCCAGAGAAAGTG ATCATCTGCTTGGACCTTTCAGAGGAGATGTGTTTATCAAAGCTAGAGTCTTTCAATGG GACCAAAACAAATGCTCTGAACATTTCCCAGAAGATGATTGAGATGTTTGTGAGAACTAAGCACAAGATTGACAAGCGACATGAGTTTGCTCTGGTGGTGGTCAATGACGACGCTCTGTGG CTGTCAGGCTTTACTTCTGACCCCCGCGAGCTGTGCAGCTGTCTATACGACCTGGAGACCAACGTGTGCGAGACTTTCA GTCTTGAAGATCTTCTCAATGTTAT TCGTCAGAAGATTGAGTTGCCATCGATGGAGAACATTCAGACCGTGCCGCCTCCTTACGTGGTGCGGACTGTGCTTATCTACAGCCGCCATGCTGGGCAGCTACAACTCAACCCCTCTGAGGCCGTCAGT AAGATGCTCCAGTCTCCCTATTTTTTCTTCGACGTGGTCTACCTACACAATGGGGCAGAAGACCAGGGGGAGGAAACCAGCTGGCGG GAGAACTACACGGCTTTCTGCAACCTGGACTCAAAGGGAATGGGTTATCGCTTTGAGGTTTCTCTGAGCGGCCCTGCCATCGAGCTGCACAACTGCATGGCTAAACTTCTGGCTCACCCTCTGCAGAGACCTTTCCAGAGCCATGTGTCCTACAGCCTTTTGGAGGGGGACGAGATGCAGGACGTGGAGGCCACAGTCTAG